Genomic DNA from Callospermophilus lateralis isolate mCalLat2 chromosome 11, mCalLat2.hap1, whole genome shotgun sequence:
ctgtcttcccacataATTGTCTAACCCTAATTACCTCctatctattctcctgctactaaccctcttcactagatttctccttcacatttcctaagatatattaactgtATACCCTCACATCTTCTCCCCTCAACATGTCATCCTACGCCTGACCCCCAGTTCATTGTCCACCTCTAGAAACTGTAAACCTTTTtatgaaactactgattatattttaaataataattgaatccaacatttctggacattgagactaaattgtaaatgtcttaataacaacaatTTGTTCATAGGTGATGTATTGTTGATAGGAGAGATCCTAGAACCCTTcaagagcactacaaatctatagggtaaaatcaataacacactagatccacagagctgggaaggaagacacatgagcaacCTGAAAAGTCAAgggaagaaaggaccacaaacaaatcaagacaaCACATCACTGGAAGAACTGGCAGCTATAGCAGAAGAAATTGCAGataaagatttcaggatatacatggttaaaatgttttggaatctcaaagaagacataagagaacaaaatcactttgacattgaactacataaacaaatccaagaagcaaaacatCACCTCAACAGGCAGATAGAGGttctacaaaacaaaaacaaaacaaacaaacaaaaaaacagaaatccttgaaatgaaagaaataataaaccaaattaaaaactcaaatgaaaacatcaccaacagagtaggCCACTTAGAAAATAGGGCATCAGACAATGGAGATCAAAtaaatcatcttgaaaagaacagaccacacagtgaaaatgataagaaactatgagcagaacattcaagaaatataggaaagcataaaaagaccaaatttaagagttattgggatagaggaaggcatagagatccaaaccaaaggaatgaacaatctattcaatgaaataatatcagagaaCTTACCAAAtataaagaatgaattggaaatccaaattcaagaagcctacaggacgctgaatgtACAAAAATCACAACAAAACCACAGCAAGGCACatgataatgaaaatgcccaacatacacaataaggagagaattttaaaagccacaagagaaaggagtcAGATTACACAtaagggaaaaccaattaggataacggcagatttttcaacacagaacctgaaagctggaagatcctggaacaacatatatcaagccctGAAGgataatgggtgccaaccaaggatcttgtacccagcaaaattaagctttagatttgaagatgaaataaaaaccttccatgataaacaaaagttaaaagaacttATAACTAGAAAACCAGCacaacaaaacatccttggcaaaatatttcatgaagaggaaatgaaaaacagcaatgaaaaccagcagagggaggtagtacaccaaaggaaaaactaatcaaagaggaaaatcaattcaagtaaaataacaaaaattagcaaatatggctggaaatacaaaccatgtctcaataatgacctcaaatgttaatggcttaaacccaccaatcaaaagacataggcaagcagattggattaaaaaagacccaacaatatgctgtctccaggagactcatctaataggaaaagacatacacagactgaaggcgaaaggttgggaaaaatcataaccacTCTCATGGAttgcggaagcaagcaggggtttccatactcatatcaaataaagtagatgtCAAGCCaaggttaatcaaaagggataaagatacacattacatactgctcaagggaaccatacaccaacaagacataacaatcataaatatatatgccccaaacaatggtgcagctatgttcatcaaacaaactcttctcaagctcaagagtcaaattgaccacaacacagtaatcttgggtgactttaacacacctctctcactactggatagatcttccaaacaaaagttgaataaagaaactatagaactcaataacacaatcaataacttagacttaactgatatatttagaatatttcaacctgcatcaagcggatacactttcttctcagcagcacatggatccttctctaaaatagaccatatactatgctacaaaggaactcttaacaaatacaaaaaagtagagataactaccatgcattttatcagatcataatggaatgaaattggaaatcaacgacaaaataaaaaaatataaatttctccatcacttggagacgtttaaacaatatgctactgaatgaacaatgggtcacagaagacatcaaggaggaggtttaaaaattcttagaggtaaatgagaacacagacacaatatatcgaaaTCTcttggacactatgaaagcagtactaagagaaagttcattgcatggagttcattccttaaaagaagaaaaagtcaacaaataaaagacctcacactacatctcaaagccctagaaaatgaagaacaaaccagcagcaaaatcagtagaaggcaagaagtaattaaaatcaaaactgaaatgaatcaaatcgaaacaaaagaaacaattgaagaaataaacaaaacaaaaagttggttctttgaaaaactaaataaaattaacagaccattagccacgctaacaaagaggagagagagaactcaaattaccagcatacgtgaTGAAacaggtaatatcacaacagacactacagagatacagaggataattagaaattattttgaaatcttatactcctataaaatagaagacactgaaggcatcaacaaattccttaagtcatatgatttgcccagtttgagtcaggaagatatacacaatttaaatagaccaatatcaagtgaggaaaaggaagaagccatcaaaagcttagcaaccaagaaaagcccaggattagatggatacacagccgagttctgCAAGAccgttaaagaagaactaatatcaatactcttcaatttattttaggaaatagaaatagaggcagtaattccaaactcattctatgaggccaatatcttgaaacactggccagagcaattatcttatattaaacaaaggtaccaaaaacatgtactggagaaaagatagcctcttcaacaaatggtgctgggaaaactggaaatcgatatgcaacaaaatgaaattaaatccataTCTCTCCCtaagcacaaaatttaactcaaaatggatcaaggacctaggaattgaaccagagactctgcatctaatagaataaaaagtaggtcataatcttcatcatgtgggattaggccccaacttccttaataagactcctatagcgtaagaattaaaaccaagaatcaataaatgggatgcaatcaaactaaaaaggttttattcagcaaaaaaaaaaaaaacaaaaaacaatctgtgaggtgaacagagagcctacatcctgtgagcaaatctttacccctcacatatcagaagagcactaatctctagggtatataaagaacccaaaaaactaagcaccaaaaaagcaaataactcaatcaacaaatgggccaatgacctgaacagccacttctcagaagaggatatataatcaatcaagaaatatatgaaaaatgctcatcatctctagcaatcagagaaatgcaaatcaaaactactcttaagatatcatctcactccagtcagaatggcagttattatgaagacaaacaacaaagtgttggtgaggatgtgggggaaagggtacactcatacattgctgatgggactgcaaattagtgcagccaatatggaaagcagttcggaaattccttggaaatctgggaatggaaccaccatttgacccaaatcCCTCtcttcggtctatacccaaaggacttaaaaacagcatactacaaggacacagccacatcaatgtttgtagcagcacaattcacaatagctaaacagtggagacaacctagatgaccttcagtggatgaatggataaaaaaaatgtggtatatatacacaatggaattttactcagcaataaaagaaaataaaatcatggcatttgcaggtaaatggatgttgcagaagacaatgctaagtgaagttagccaatcccaaaaaacaatgccaaatgttttctctaatataaggaggctgactcagtggggtagggagggggagcatgggaggaatagatgaattctagataggtaagaggggagggaggggataggggattagcaaggatggtggaatgtgatggacatcattatccaaagtacatgtatgaacaaAAATTGGGTGTTAGCCTATTTTACatacagagacatgaaaaattgtggtatgtatgtgtaataagaattataatgcattccacagttgtgtattttaaaaaataacatcaattaaaaaaaaagatttctgggGGCCAGGTCACGGCCTGTGGACGTCACAGTCAGATTGAGGACACATTTCCAGGACCAGGAACCATTCAGGATTCTAGGGCCACTGTGCCAACCTGGGGTCAGGCCTAGAGCTGGGCTCATGGAGGGGTTCCAGGTTGGCCTCCCGTGGGGCAGGCCCGGTGCTACAGACACAGGCTCTGTGTCCCCTTCCCACTGGTGACATCCTGACCacaaggagaagaggaggagtgaCAGGGCCAGAAGGAAGCCTGGCCCTGCAGGCCTGGGGTGAGGGCAGTCCTGCCACCTTGGGGCCAGGCGGGTCCCACACACCACACCTTCCCCTCCCTGGCTTTCATAGGACAGCACAGTCCCAGGGCCACCTTGGGGGTCACTTGGCCCCTGTAGCTTCTCCATtttctccccagccccaggaacaGACTAAAGAGGACAAGCGGGAAGCAGCTGCCCCAGAGAAAAGCAGAAGTGGGAGCCCTGGAGACTGACCTCCCCAGGGGGCTGGAGCCTCGGGTCCAGTAGGGCCTGGCGCCCGGAGGTGATATCTGTGCAGGAGAAATGAGCCCCAGAGGCCTGACGGCCTGGCCACCCTTGGCTCTGCTGCTTCTCTGGCTCCCAGGTGAGGGCCCTCTGTCCAGGGAGGGTCTGCAGAAGGGAGGGAAGGCAGGAGGGGGGCCAGGAGGCGTCCCATGAGGAGCCCCAGCTGCACGTCTCTGTGCAGACGCAGAATGGGGTGCGCTGTGTCCATGATGTGAGATGGACTCGCCAAACACCACACCCCTgggagggagggggcaagggCTCCCCTGAGCCCACCTGACCTTGGAGGAGCCAGTGTGCTGCCCAGGGCAAAGGGTGCTGCCCAGGAGGGGCCCTGAGAGAGGTCTGGGGAACCAGGACGGGGGGGCAGGGCGGGGTGGACGGGGGTGGGGTGGAGAGGGCACCAGAGCACACCTGGGCCTGTGTTGGGGAGGCCCCCAGGTCCACAGTTTGGGGTACAGAGGAAGGAGGGGACGAGGAGGAGAAGGCCTCCATCTCAGGGACAGGTGGGTTCAGCCAGGGCAGCTGGAGGCTGGTGGGAAGAGTCCTGGTGGGGCCCAGGGGTCAGTGGTCCCCAGGAGGACAGGTGGGGAcaggagagggaggaaaggagaggtGGGGATAGGAGATGTAGGGACAGGGCAGGTGGGGACAGTGTCAGGACCAGGCCAGGGTAGCGTCTTGATGAAGGAGGCTGGGAATTAGCATTGTTTACTAAACACTCATAAATGCCAATTTCACTGATTGGTGTCTTTCTGGAAAACCACACCTTCATCCCGATCACACATTTATTTAGAGGATTTCTACAAAGTCCCCTCTGGGCTCTTATTCTCTCTACCTGTGATTACTTCCTCTCTCCATTTCTCACGTGGACTAGACAGGGTTACCTGGTTGTGTTGGGTCGTGTCACGTGAAGCTCCTGTTTCCTTGGTCAAGAGCAGTTGACGGCGGCTCTTCCCCTGGCTCACTAATATGAGCTGCCCAGCAGTTGACAGCCGCGATCAACCTTTCATTTTTCCTTCCCCATTTTTGTTCTTGTTTCCTGGGGCTGGTGGAGCCTGGGCCTGGTGCATGCTGGGCAGCCTCTCCACTGACCTGGCCCCATCCTAACATGATCTTCCGTTGAACCCCCCACATGCCATGTCAGGTTGGCATGGTCCTCACCACTTTGCACCTGGCATCTGAGGCGCAGAGAGGTCAGTCCTGGCCCTGAGCACACAGAGATGCAGACTAGAGCTGAGGCCCAAGCCCGGGTTCACCTGAGGCCCCTGTGGCTTCACCTCGGCAGTTGCTACTGAGCTTCTCAGAGAGTGTTCCACCTGTGACAGTGTCACAAGGCCTTCTCTGCAGGGGACCTAACACCAAGGCTCGAAGAGGGGGGTCCTACTGGCCCTGGCAGAGGAACAGAGGGGCTACTGGGCAGCTGTGGGCAGCTGTGCTCGAGCCCCAATGGTCTCCCTGTGCCAGGCGCAGCAGGCACTGAAGGGACGAAGAGGAGGCCTACGCCCCAGGGGCTGTGCACTCAGGGGTCCCCCAGTCTCAGGTCGGGGCTGCACACTTGGGGGTCCCACAGTCTCAGGTCGGGGCTGTGCACTCAGGGGTCCCACAGTCTCAGGTCAGGAATAAGATCCTGAAGGGCAAATGAAGAAAGCATTCAAATCCAGGGAGAGAGCAAGCCACCCAAGTCCCGCCATCTCCCCACCCATCTGGGCCTGACCCCAGGTCCCCAGGGCGAGAGGGAGGTGCACACGCAGATGCCCCTGGGCTGGAGCCTGGTGCAGGGTGGCCTGGTCCTCTGCCTGGAGGTGGGTTAGCTTCCTGGTGCTCACCTCACCCCTTCTTTGGTTCTGAGCCATTGGGGGAAATGCACCTGGAAATCTTGGGGACACAAAGGAGTTTCCTTGGAAATGAGGTCCCCAGAGCCGGGCCATCCGAGGTGAGGGATGGGGAGAGGGTCCTGGGAGCTCTGTGCCCCTCGCTGTGTGCATCCTGTGCTGTCAGGAGTCCAGGGCTCTCATCCACATGGTCTGGGGACCCCGCTTCTGCCCTGGCTCACGTCCTGCTGGACCAGATCCACTCTGGCTGTGTCTCTGAATCTGAGACTCATGGggccggggcggggcgggggctgTCCCAGGAGAGGGGGCTCAGGGTTTTCTTGGCCCTGGTTTCTGGAAGCAGGAGGTCAGGTGAGGGGGGGActggggagaagggaggggctGCTGTGTCAGCGTCTTGGGTGGAGGAGCAGAAGGGGCTGGTGGCCAGGGGTGAGTGGTGGGGAGGGGTCTGATGTGAGATGAAGGAGGGTCTCCTGAGGACCTGACCCAGGCCCCCCTGGCCTGGCCCATCTGTGAGGGCCTGGCCTCCAACCTTGTGTTTTTCAGACTGTGTTCCTCTGAGTAGCCCCAGCAAGGTGACAGGCACCGTGGGAGGATCCCTGCATGGCACAAGCAAGGTGACGGGCACCGTGGGAGGATCCCTGATCGTGCAGTGTCAGTATGGCAAAGAATTCAGGACCAAGGACAAACTGTGGTGCAAAAAATCATTTTCCTATTGTAAAGATATTGTGAAGACCAGAGGCTCAGGGGGAAAGGTGCGGAGTGGCCGAGTGTCCATCAGCGACCACCCTGCAAAGCTCAGCTTCACAGTGACCATGGAGCGCCTCACCCTGGAGGACGCAGGCTCCTATAGGTGCCGGGTAGACACACCACGGCGCGAAGGCTTTGACCCCTACTTCAAGGTTGAGGTGGCCGTGCTGCCAGGTGAGCCCCTCCCACCAGCGCCTGGGCTCCCTCAATAGACCTGGCCTTTCCCTCCCTAGAAAGacatggggcggggggggggggagggcatGCTCTTGGTGATTCCAGGATTCAGAACAGGGTGTCTGTGTGCACAGGCCTTTGTGGAAGCAGGcttctggggtgtgtgtgtgtgtgtgtgtgtgtgtgtgtgtccatgcaGACacctgtgtgtgcacacacagcaCACCTATTTGTTCCAGTGTCTCCCTGGGCCCCACTCTAACAGTCCAGGTCTGGAACCTTCCAGAAGTGGGGTGGGACTGGCTGTTGGGTCCCTGGCTTTTTGTTGACTTCCTGACCAGGTGAGGGTCATGTCCTCTCCAAAGGAGACCATGTCTCACCTGGGCCTGTCTCCACCCTCCCTCTGGGACGGACCCTCACAGCATTTGCTTCCCCTGTAGAAGGGCACCTCCACTTGGGTCACCTACCCCCTCTCCGCTGTGCATGGTCTCTGGGTCACTAGTCCCTCCATGAGGGTCCTGGGGTCCTTCTAAAAAGGACCCATACCACTGTGCAGGCTTCCTGACTCCTGAGAGGACTCTGCTCCTAGTGGACCTGGTGGTCCTGGGCCACAGCATCCCTTGTGGAGCCACAGACCATCTCTGCTGTCATTTGAAGTCACTCTGTCCGTGTCCCTGCCCAGGGCCCTGCGTCTGGTTTCCCTGTGTCAGTCTCTACACAGTAGGCCTCACTGTAATTGTCCCCAGGAGGGACGGGGAGCAGGAGGAGAGGTGTGGTGCATGGACTGGCCCTGCTGCAGGGTCCTCCCAGGAGCCCCCGCCCCTCCTCTGGAACGCAGTCCTCCCAGCGGAGTGCTCCTGCCTCAGTGCACCTGGAGATGGGCGGGTGAAGCCCTGCTCAGGCCCAGCTGTGGCCAGGAGACTGCTGGATGCAGGACGTCTGTCCAGCAGGCTCAGAGTGACCTGGCCTGGGTGAGTCAGAACAATCCAGGGGCAGAGTGTGCTGACCTGTGCCTCCCCTCAGCCCTGACCACAGCCTCCAGCCCTGAGAGCCGCACAAGCACCCAGAGTCCTCCCACGTCGATACCAACACACACCTGGCCCCTCACGACCAGAGAGGACACCCCCAGTGCCCACCCACAGCCTGGGTAAGGCCTGGACTCAGGGCTCTGCCTCTGGGGGTGAGTGGTGTTGAGGGGCCTGGGGTGCACTTGGGTCTCCTCCTCTTGGACCCCGCCTGCATTCGCCAATCCCACCCCTCACCACGAGGCTCCTACTAAGAGCTAGGGGCTCTTCTTGTCATTGGGACACAGTGGCCACCACCAGACAGTCGTGCGTGGCCTGCACTGTTCTGTGGTGGTTCAGGAGTGAACAGGTCAGCACAGTCGGTCTAGACACAGCAAGGGGGGGCTGGGCAGACTGGTCCTGGGTGGGGGTgagagtgggggggggtgggggatgTGTCACGGGACCATCAGGGGGGGCCTTGGTGactagggccatgtgagtggagcCTGCAGGGCTGGGGACAGGCACCTGGGATCTGGAGAGGGCGGCCCAGGCAGAGGGCAGAGAGAGCACAAAGGTCCTGCCCAAGGGCCCCAGGACCTGCTGGGCAGGGAGCAGGTGCTTGGTGGCCCCGGCACTCTCTGTCCTCTGCCTCCCTTCCCGCGCCTGGTCACAAGTGTCAGCCTGTTTTCCTGACCAGGTCCTCTGAGGCAGGTGGGGCTGAGCTGGGGCTGGGTCATTCCTTCAGTAGCCGGGAGTCCACAGCTCGTGTGGCCTGTACGTGGATGGCCAGGGCCACTTGTGGGTGAACACACAGTCCCCTTTCCCTGGAAGGTGGAAACGCTGACACATGGCAGGTTGCAGACCCCCACACCCAGGGGTAACCCCCAGATGTGGCAGGGGAGGTAGAAATCCCTCCCTGGACCCGGGTCCCTGCTAGACGCCTGGGCTCCCCTCACATCTTTCCTGTGGCCATGCCCTTCCTACATGCTGAGTCCAGGGCCCTTCTTGGGCTGTCATGTGGGGACTGAGAGGTTTTATGTGGGACTGCCTTGGTCAGGGTTGGTCTTCATGGGGACCCCAGGGGGCACAGGACCTGGGTGTAGGGGACAGAGGCAAAGTGCATGGCACTGGGGCCTCCCCGTGAGGAGACAGCTCACGGTTCCCATGTCCCCCGCAGGCCCCTGGTCATCAGTGTCCACCTCCTGCTCCTGGTCTTGAAGGTGCTCCTGCTCCTGAGCATGCTCAGTGCCGTCCTCTGGGTGAACAGGCCTCAGAGAAGCTCCAGGTCCAGGTGAAGGCAGCATGACTGTGAGAACCAGTGCCCTCTGCTGTCCTGAGGCCACCTCCAGGGACACCCCTGCTGGAGGAGGGGACAACTCCTGACTTATCTGCATTTCTATTAGAACCTCTGAGGCCTTTGTGACCTTCTAGAAGCCTGTCCTTGGctcaccacacacacagacaggcGTGTCTAGGGCGTGCACTTCCAGCCAAGGCCACTGCAGCCCGTGAGCCCAGCCTGTCACGGGCACCGCTGATGTGATGCAGCCTCCTGGTCTCTGTGCCTCCTTCCTACCCTCCTGGGGGCCCTAACAGGGCTGCATGCTCCTCCTCCACCTGCTTGAAGGGTCTGCACTCCCATGCGTAGGGTCCCCAGGGCGCGAGGTTTAGCTTTGCTCATTGTTGAACTTTACATAAACAGGATTTTGTGTTCACGTTGGTCTTCCTCCTCCCTGGTGTCGGTGATGGGACACAGGCCGCGTGCAGCTTGGTGTCCatctctgagctacaccccagccctgatGCGCCCTTGAGTCCCGAGTCCTGTGATGGCCCCTGGACATTCGACCTGGGGACTCGTCCACATGGAGGTGTTGCTGCCCGGATGTGCCGGGCGtttgtttcttctttctcttctggtccttttctctcttcctcctgtCCCTTGTCCTCTGAGGCGtctccttcccttctctctcccccaccccctccctctcctctcctctcctcctgtCCTCTTTGGCCTCCCTCttgctttctctctccccctccttttcttcctctcccccgtcttcctcttctcctttttattttttatttattgaggtTTTGGTTCTATCACTCACAATGCTGCCCCCAACATCCCTGACCCTGTTCCCTGGCCCGTGTTCCACATGTCTCTGGAGCCTGGCCCTAGGCCTCACTGCCCCTGTGACTCCACTCTACCAGGCCCTTCCCACCCACTTCCCAGGTCACTGTACCCACCCCTCCCCAGCAGCCCACCCCTCCCTGAACCTGCCAGACTCCCCATTCCTCCCCGTAAATGGTAGGAAGTGGCATCTGGCTGTGTCATCTGTCACTCCTGCCCACCTGTGTGACTTAGATTTTTATCTTTTGTGAACTTCTATTTTCTGTTGTGGGGCTGTGTTTTCATATTGACTTTAGATTTGTAGAAATTCTTTACAAGTCCTTGGTTAGTTATGAAAGGTGAGTGACTCACCGAGATGgagattcaaccaagagatttaATGGGGGGCTGCCgaggggaagaaaaggaaaggcagagagcagagagaggagaggaggagggagagagagagagagagagagaagagagaggagggaagaagaggaggagggcagagagaaGAGGGCCCAGAGCGTGAGCTTGGAGGCTTCCACTTAAGAAGTTTGCGTTGGCGACGTGGCAGGTGCTGATTGCAGGGTGACTCAGGAACAGTGAGCGGACACTGTGTCCAGCGGGGATTGGTCGAGAAAACCTCTGCCGCGCGACCAGCATCCTA
This window encodes:
- the LOC143409921 gene encoding CMRF35-like molecule 6 codes for the protein MAAMLERGQRPRPILLSCYPAKVFAFTDVLKDCVPLSSPSKVTGTVGGSLHGTSKVTGTVGGSLIVQCQYGKEFRTKDKLWCKKSFSYCKDIVKTRGSGGKVRSGRVSISDHPAKLSFTVTMERLTLEDAGSYRCRVETLTHGRLQTPTPRGNPQMWQGRPLVISVHLLLLVLKVLLLLSMLSAVLWVNRPQRSSRSR